A genomic segment from Streptomyces sp. TLI_235 encodes:
- a CDS encoding nucleoid-associated protein YgaU, whose amino-acid sequence MSIAHRILQLLLALACAAGLWAAFAAPAQAAPAHAASATAGAADTVATAANAATEAAPAAGQGIDWDKVAACESGRRWHLNTGNGYYGGLQFNQQTWRANGGTAYAARPDLASREQQIAVAEHLAARRGTAPWPTCGARAGRTSPGHHTVPAPRPAQRPAAEQPTASQPAAGQSAAAVEPDTAAATDPADDATTVVVQDGDTLDGIAQTLQIPGGWPTLYQANVDIIGDIPDLILTGQTLRLP is encoded by the coding sequence GTGTCCATCGCCCACCGGATCCTGCAGCTACTCCTCGCCCTCGCCTGCGCCGCGGGCCTGTGGGCCGCCTTCGCCGCCCCCGCGCAGGCCGCCCCCGCGCACGCGGCGTCCGCCACCGCGGGCGCCGCGGATACGGTCGCCACCGCGGCGAACGCAGCGACCGAAGCCGCACCGGCCGCCGGACAGGGGATCGACTGGGACAAGGTCGCGGCATGCGAGAGCGGCCGCCGCTGGCACCTCAACACCGGCAACGGCTACTACGGCGGCCTCCAGTTCAACCAGCAAACCTGGCGCGCCAACGGTGGCACCGCCTACGCGGCCCGCCCCGACCTCGCCAGCCGCGAGCAGCAGATCGCCGTCGCCGAACACCTCGCCGCCCGCCGCGGCACGGCCCCCTGGCCCACCTGCGGCGCCCGCGCCGGCCGCACCTCCCCCGGCCACCACACCGTCCCCGCCCCGCGCCCGGCGCAGCGGCCCGCCGCCGAGCAGCCCACCGCCTCGCAGCCGGCCGCCGGCCAGAGCGCGGCAGCCGTCGAACCGGACACGGCTGCGGCCACAGACCCGGCGGACGACGCGACGACCGTCGTGGTGCAGGACGGCGACACCCTGGACGGCATCGCCCAGACCCTGCAGATCCCCGGCGGCTGGCCCACCCTCTACCAGGCCAACGTCGACATCATCGGCGACATCCCCGACCTCATCCTGACCGGACAGACCCTCCGCCTCCCCTGA
- a CDS encoding putative AbiEi antitoxin of type IV toxin-antitoxin system, translated as MNVTELLRLLQAEHDETAAHADYLHEQIEQLTGALAQAEARLAEIVTTGKVIDGLTLPDHEPAPAETATVYQRIVTAFNEHPSRVFRVRDLHELLGLPTDEPSINVTRSRLGRLVRQGLLDQPGRGRYQKRT; from the coding sequence GTGAACGTCACCGAACTCCTGCGGCTGCTGCAGGCCGAACACGACGAGACCGCCGCACACGCCGACTACCTGCACGAACAGATCGAGCAACTCACCGGCGCCCTGGCCCAGGCCGAGGCCCGCCTCGCAGAGATCGTCACCACCGGCAAGGTCATCGACGGCCTCACCCTGCCCGACCACGAACCGGCCCCCGCGGAAACCGCCACGGTCTACCAGCGCATCGTGACCGCCTTCAACGAGCACCCCAGCCGGGTCTTCCGGGTTCGCGACCTACACGAACTCCTCGGCCTGCCCACCGACGAGCCCTCGATCAACGTCACCCGCTCCCGCCTGGGCCGACTCGTTCGGCAAGGACTCCTCGACCAACCCGGACGCGGCCGCTACCAGAAACGGACTTAA
- a CDS encoding transposase — protein MERMPYSTDLSDGQWALIEPLVTARKQERVSRSATGDPGSCDLREVVNALLYQNRTGCQWRLLPHDLPAWSAVFYYFTLWRQDGLDQRIQEILRCQVRERARRLEDPSLVIIDTQSVRVAAGVPKETTGLDANKKTPGRKRGLAVDVLGLIIGVVVLAASAHDNEAGIALLDQAAERCGMRLEKALVDQGFKDAVIIHGAVKDITVEVVRRNSDDAGKGFVPQPKRWVVEQVNGTLMLHRRLARDYDHRPDNAASRVYWASTAGMLRRLTTPSPAWRDDVELAA, from the coding sequence ATGGAACGGATGCCGTACTCAACGGACTTGTCCGACGGGCAGTGGGCCTTGATCGAGCCGCTGGTCACCGCCAGGAAGCAGGAGCGGGTGTCGCGGTCGGCGACCGGGGACCCGGGCTCCTGCGACCTGCGCGAGGTCGTGAACGCGCTGCTGTACCAGAACCGGACGGGCTGTCAGTGGAGGCTCCTGCCGCACGACTTACCGGCCTGGTCGGCGGTGTTCTACTACTTCACCCTGTGGCGCCAGGACGGCCTTGACCAGCGGATCCAGGAAATCCTGCGCTGCCAGGTGCGGGAGCGGGCCCGACGATTAGAGGACCCGTCCCTGGTGATCATCGACACCCAGTCCGTCCGCGTGGCGGCCGGGGTGCCGAAGGAGACCACGGGACTGGACGCGAACAAGAAGACGCCCGGCAGGAAGCGGGGACTCGCCGTCGACGTGCTGGGCCTGATCATCGGCGTGGTGGTCCTCGCCGCGAGCGCCCACGACAACGAGGCCGGCATCGCACTGCTGGACCAGGCGGCCGAACGGTGCGGGATGCGCCTGGAGAAGGCCCTGGTCGACCAGGGCTTCAAGGACGCCGTGATCATCCACGGGGCGGTGAAGGACATCACCGTCGAGGTGGTCCGGCGCAACTCCGACGACGCGGGCAAGGGGTTCGTCCCGCAACCGAAGCGGTGGGTGGTCGAGCAGGTCAACGGCACCCTCATGCTCCACCGGCGCCTCGCCCGTGACTACGACCACCGGCCCGACAACGCCGCCTCCCGCGTCTACTGGGCCTCCACCGCCGGCATGCTCCGCCGCCTCACCACCCCCAGCCCCGCCTGGCGCGACGACGTCGAGCTGGCCGCGTGA
- a CDS encoding transposase, which produces MSQRKPYPSDLSDARWALIEPKLTAWRKARLDRRPTGQPAKVELRDVFNAILYVNRTGIPWKYLPHDFPNHGTVYAYYAAWRDEGIFAQLNYDLTGLARVKEGRNPEPTASVPLTSQGTDAAKKIVGRKRGILTDTIGLILAVAVTAASLSENAVGIHLLNQAKETYPSISKSWVDTGFKNAMVEHGASLGIDVEVVHRKSDVPGFHVVKRRWVVERSLGWIMLKRRLTRDYETLPASSEAMIHIASIDNLAKRITDESTPTWRGTY; this is translated from the coding sequence GTGAGCCAGCGGAAGCCGTACCCCAGCGACCTGTCCGACGCCCGATGGGCCCTGATCGAGCCGAAACTGACGGCCTGGAGGAAAGCCCGGCTCGACCGCAGGCCCACCGGACAGCCGGCAAAGGTCGAACTGCGCGACGTGTTCAACGCGATCCTCTACGTCAACCGCACGGGAATCCCCTGGAAGTACCTCCCGCACGACTTCCCGAACCACGGCACCGTCTACGCCTACTATGCCGCCTGGCGCGACGAGGGGATATTTGCCCAGCTCAACTACGACCTGACCGGCCTGGCCCGCGTGAAGGAGGGACGCAACCCCGAGCCGACAGCATCCGTGCCCCTGACCAGCCAGGGAACCGACGCCGCGAAGAAAATCGTCGGCCGGAAGCGCGGCATCCTCACCGACACCATCGGGCTGATCCTCGCCGTGGCCGTCACCGCCGCGAGCCTGTCCGAGAACGCCGTGGGAATACACCTCCTCAACCAGGCCAAGGAGACCTACCCGAGCATCTCCAAAAGCTGGGTCGACACCGGCTTCAAGAACGCCATGGTCGAGCACGGCGCCAGCCTGGGAATCGACGTCGAGGTCGTTCACCGGAAGTCCGACGTCCCCGGATTTCACGTGGTGAAAAGGCGGTGGGTGGTCGAACGAAGCCTTGGGTGGATCATGCTGAAAAGGCGCCTCACCCGCGACTACGAGACCCTCCCGGCCAGCTCCGAGGCCATGATCCACATCGCCTCGATCGACAACCTCGCCAAGCGCATAACGGACGAGAGCACACCAACCTGGCGAGGCACCTACTAG